The Megasphaera elsdenii DSM 20460 genome includes the window AAGAACCGCCTCGTTCACCGCAGCCGATGGAACGGCCGGTCATGACGGGCCGGCCAACGCCGCCGCCTTTTCAGGAACCGCCTTTTTACGTGCGCTATCGGAAAGGTATCATCACTGCCGTCGTCGTCCTCATCTTGGCTGTAGCTGCCGCTGTGGCTTTCCACTTCTATGGCAGCCGCAGCAGCGGGGATTACGTCAAGGATGCCGTTTCCTTATCACAGCAGTTGTCTTCGGAAAATGAGTCCGTCACCGATACGGCTAAGCGCCTGAGCCAGAAGAGCAAAGGCGACGACGTCGATTCCCTGGTCAAGGATCTGGGCAAGAGCCGCAAGAACGTGGAAAAGATGGCCAAGAATTACCAGCCCAAGAACATTCCCGACCAGTATGCATCCGATGACCAGGCCATCCGCGAAGTCATGCGCGACCAGATGGCCATGTACGATACGGCCATAGCCATTGCTGAAAATCCCAAAGACGATGCCATCAGCGAAAAGCTCGATGACCTGCGCGATGAAGTCCAGAAAGCCAAGAAGACGGCGCGGACCATTAAGGTGCCTGGTGCTGATTTTACGGGAGCCGTCGATGGCGATAACCTGGTCAGCTATCTGGAAAAATACGTCAGCGTCCAGACCAAGCCCGACGAAACGCCTCAGCCCGAGGTGAAGGCCGACCCGGATAAGCAGGTCCTGTCATCCTATGCCAGCAGCAAAGATTTGTTCAACGACGATATCGGCAAACTGGCCGGCGACATCAACGCCTACTTGAGCAATCACCCCGATTTCAAAGGGACCCGCGAATTTACGAGCCGGGCCAATACGCTCTACATCCAGATGTCCAAGACCCGCAATCAGCTGGAAAACGATACGTCCATCGACAATACGGCCATGAAATACAAACTCGATGCCCTGTTCCAGGCCGAACAAGACCGCATCCGCGGCCTCTATGACGGCGTCAGCGCCAGCCAGCGCGGCCAGGACTACCGCCCCGGCTTCCAGCGTGGCCAGGCCGCCTCGAACCGCTACGATAAATTGAATGATGAATGGAATAGGTTATAATGTTAGTGGCTAGTGGCTAGTGGCTAGTGGCTAGTGGCTAGTGGCTAGTGGCTAGTAGGGGCCGTCCCAAAGGGCGGCCCGCCTGCAAGGGTATTGTATACGTCCTACATGACCGGTGATGTGTGAAAACATCCACCCATATACCAGAATAATCATCCCCATGATTCACAGCGGGCCGCCCTCTGGGCGGCCCCTACGACTGAATGATGAATCACCCATATCCCGGGGCGGGCGCCCCGCGTGGTCGCCCTTACAGAAAAAATTTTAATTTAAAACCATCCACTAACAACTTTAAAGGGCTTGTCGTCGTGCGACAAGCCCTTTTTCACACTCATTTCTTCACTTTTTTCATGGACAGGCCGATGCGGCCGCGGGCGGCATCGACGCTGATGATTTCGGCTTCTACGATGTCGCCGGCGTGGACGACGTCTGTCGGATGGCGGAAGGGGTGACGGCTCAGCTGGGAGCGGTGCACCAGGCCCGGTGTCTTTAGGCCAAAGTCGACGAAGGCGCCGAAGTCGACGACGTTCTGGACGGTGCCGCGGACGACGGTGCCAATCTGCAGGTCGTCCAGGCTCATGACGTGGCGGCGCGTCAGCGGTTTCGGAAATTCGCTGCGGACGTCGCGCCCCGGTTTTCGCAGTTCTTCCAAGATGTCCTTGATCGTCGGTTCGCCGGCATCGAGGACGGCGGCCAGTTTCGGTGCCGCGTTCATCTGTATCTTATCGCGCAGGCCGGCCAGCTTGTCCGGGTCCTTCAGGTCTTCATGGGACAGGCCGTAATGGCTGGCGATTTTTTCGGCCAGTCCGTACGATTCGGGATGGACCGACGTATTATCCAGGGGCTCGATGCCGTCTTTGATGCGCAGGAAACCGGCGCACTGCGTGAAGGTCGCCGGGCCCAGGCGGGGGACGTTGAGCAGGTCCTGCCGGTTCTGGAAGGGACCGTTTTCATCGCGGTAGGCGACGATGTTCGCAGCCGTTGCCGCCGTCAGGCCGGAAATGTGCTGCAATAAGGCGGCCGATGCCGTATTGAGGTCGACACCGACATAGTTGACGACCGACGTGACGACCTGGTCCAGGGCGGCCGACAAGGCTTTCTGGTTGACGTCGTGCTGATACTGGCCGACGCCGATGGCCCGCGGGTCGATCTTGACCGATTCGGCCAGGGGGTCCTGGATGCGGCGGGCAATGGAGACGGCGCCGCGGATGGTGACGTCCAGGTCCGGCAGTTCTTCCCGGGCCAGGTCCGAGGCGGAATAGACGGATGCGCCGGCTTCGTTGGCGATGACGTAGCGGCAGGATAACTGGTAATCGGCGATGAGGGACGAGACGAATTGTTCCGTTTCATACGAAGCCGTCCCGTTGCCGATGGAAATGAGGGTGACGCCGTATTTCTGGATCATCCGGGCCAGGGTCTTGGCGCTCTGTTCCTTCTGGTAGGCCGATTTCGTCAGGTAATAGGTCCCATAGGCGAGGACGCGCCCCGTGGCGTCGATGATGGCTGCTTTGCAGCCCGTGCGGAAGCCCGGGTCGAGGCCCAGGATGGTCTGGCCGGCGAAGGGCGGCTGCAGCAGGACGTGGCGGAGATTTTCCGCAAAGACGTCGATGGCCTGCTTTTCGGCCTGCGCCGTCAGTTCGTTGCGGATTTCCCGTTCCATCTGCGGCGAAATGAGGCGCTTGTAGCTGTCGGCGGCGGCGTCGCAGAGAATCACTTCATACGGCGAGTGACGCTGGATGACTAAGCGGCAGAGCCTGTCGATGTGTTCATCGGCCGGCTCTTTTAGGGTCACTTTCAGTTTTTTCTCATTTTCGCCGCGGTTGATGGCCAGGATGCGGTAGCTCGGGATGCGGGCGATGCGTTCGCTGAAATCGGCGTAGGTCAGCATGGGGCCGGCTTCGCTCTCTTCGACTTGCAGGCTGCAGGTCAGGCGGGCCTGGTGCCACAGGTCGCGGCGCAGGATGCGGCGGAAATCGGCCCGTTCGGAAAAGCGTTCGGCCAGGATATTGGCAGCGCCCTGGATGGCGTCTTCGACGGAAGGCACTTCGTCGGTGAGGTAGGCCTGAGCGGCTTTTTCCGGCGCCGGGCCATTGGCTTTTTGCGACAGGAACAGGTCGGCCAGGGGTTCCAGGCCGGCTTCGCGGGCCATGGAGGCTTTCGTCCGTTTTTTCGGCTTATACGGCAAATAGAGGTCTTCTACGTCCTGGAGCTGCCGGGCCGCTTCCAGTTCCTCGGCCAGTTCGTTGTTCCAGCAGCCCTGGTCGATGATGGACTGGCGGACCGTTTCCTTGCGGCTGGCCAGGGCCTGTTCATAGTCATATTGCTCCTGGATGCAGCGGAGTTGGACTTCATCGAGGCTCCCCGTCGCTTCTTTCCGGTATCGGGCGATAAAGGGAAGTGTATTGCCCTGTGCAAAGAGGGAAAGGGCAGATTGGACTTGGGATGGCTGTATACCCAGGGTCCTGGCGATTTCAGCGATCATCGTTTCCTCTGTCATGATTACCTTCCTTCCTAACTGAATAATTAATATTACTTATTGTGTAAGAAAAATTTCCCATAAAGCGTTGAAATTTTTCTTGATAACCGTTACAATATAATACAGGATACTCCCCAGTATTCTGTACGATTCCAAGCTGAAATAAAGCTAGAATATCTTATTATACCATAGTTTTCCAAGAAAGGGGGATAAAAATGGAAATTGCTGAAGTTTTGCGAAAAAACGGCTATAAAGTAACTCCGCAGCGCCTGGCTGTGTACGAAGCCATCAATCACAATCCGACGCATCCCAATGCCGAGGCGATTTACAAGATATTACAGCCCAATTATCCGTCTATGAGTCTGGCTACGGTCTACAAGACGATGGAAATCTTTGCCAAAATTGGCGTTGTCCAGGTCTTGCAGTGCGCAGAAGATGCCCATCGCTATGATTATAATACAACTCCCCATGCCCATATTCGTTGCGAAAAATGCAACCGCGTCATCGATATCGACATGGACCAGGAGGGATTGCGTCAGCAGGCGGCTGAACAGAGCGGCTTCGTCGTCAACGGCGTCAGTATTTCGTTTGTCGGGATTTGCCCGGAATGTCGGGAAAAATCGTAAGTATTTGATTTTCATATAGTCTAGGGATAGGGGCTGCTGCATGAGGCCGGACGGGCTTTGTGCGGCAGCCTTTTTTGTTATCCGTCGCGCAGGAGGAAAAAATATGTTGCATATTGGATGTCATTTATCGGTTTCACAAGGATTTTTGCACATGGGTGGCGAAGCTTTATCTATAGGGGCAGATACGTTCCAGTTTTTCTCCCGCAATCCCCGAGGCAGCGGCGTCCGCAAACTGGACGTCGACGACATACAGGCCCTGAACCAGCTCATGGCGGACCATCATTTCGCGCCTATCCTGGCCCATGCGCCGTATACGTTGAACGGCTGTTCAAAGACGGCCAAGACGCGGGATTTCGCCCGCCAGGCCATGGCCGATGACCTGCGCCGTCTGGAATACGTCGACAACTGCCGGTATAACTTCCATCCCGGCAGCCACGTCGGCCAGGGCGCTGAAACGGGGATCGCCCTCATTGCCGACCTGCTCAACACCTGCATGTTCCCGGGCCAGAAGACGACGGTCCTCTTAGAAACCATGGCCGGCAAGGGGACGGAAGTGGGCCGGACCTTTGAGGAACTGGCAGCCATCATCGACAAAGTCGCCATGAACGAGAAGCTCGGCGTCTGCCTCGATACGTGCCACGGCTTCGATGGCGGCTACGACATCGTCCACCACCTGGACGACGTATTGACGGCTTTCGACAAGGTCATCGGCCTGGAACGACTGAAAGCCGTCCATATCAACGACAGCAAGAACGAGCTGGCCAGCCATAAGGACCGCCACGAAAAAATCGGCGACGGCCATATCGGCCTCGAAGCCTTCCAGGCCATCGTCAACCATCCGGCCCTGCGGAACCTGCCTTTTTACTTGGAAACACCGAACGACCTCGACGGGTATGCCCGGGAAATCGCCTTGTTGCGGTCTTTGCAGCAGTAATTGTCCGAAGGAGGGATTCCATGCGTATTTTACATACAGCGGACTGGCATTTAGGGAAATTATTCTATGGGAACTACTTGACCGAAGACCAGGCCTATGTCCTGGAACAGCAGTTCCTGCCCCTGCTCCGGGACGAAGGCATCGACGCCGTCGTCCTGGCCGGCGATGTCTACGACCGCAGCCTGCCGCCGGCAGAGGCTGTCGAACTCTTTGATGATATCGCGACGAAGATAACAGCTGATTTGAAGATCCCCTTCCTGGTCATCAGCGGCAACCACGACAGCCCGGCCCGCCTGTCCTTTGCCAGCCGCCTCCTGGCGCCGCAGGGGCTCTATATCGCCGGCGAATTGGATCGACTCACCGGGCCTGTGGTCTTAGAAGATGAAGCGGGTCCCGTCGCCTTCCTGACGATTCCCTATGCCGAACCGGCCGTAGTCCGGCAGGTCCTTGGCCAGGAAACGGTCCGCAGCCACCAGCAGGCTATGGAAGCCCTGCTGGCCTGGCAGGCCCAGGCCGTTCCCAAAGGGGCGCGCACGGTCTGCATCGCCCATGCCTTTGTCGCCGGCGGCGTAGCCGGCGATTCCGAGCGGCCCTTGTCCATCGGCGGGACGGACCAGGTGGCAGGCAGCCTCTTCGCGCCTTTTACGTATACGGCCCTGGGCCATCTCCACGGCCCGCAGAAAGTCACGAGCGATACCATCCGCTATGCCGGCAGCCTGCTCAAATATTCTTTTGGCGAAGCCCGACAGCATAAAGGGGCAGTCATCGCCGATATCGGAGCAGACGGGCAGGTAGATCTTACCTTCCGGGACTTCGCACCGCGCCACGACGTGCGCATCGTCAGCGGTTCTTTCGAGGCCATCATGGCCGCCGATGACGACCGGCCGGACGATTTCATCCTGGCCCGACTGGACGATACGCAGCCCATCCTCGACGGCATGGCCAAACTGCGGCGCAAGTATCCCAACGCCATGGCCCTGGAAATGCCCAACCGCAACACCCAGGCCGCCGGCCAGCGCGACTTTGATCTGCAGCAGGTGACGGAACGCGAATTGTTCACCGGTTTTGCCCAGGCCATGCGGCCGGACCAGCCCTTGACCGAGGCCGAACGGGCCTGTGTCCGCGCCTTGTGGGACGAATTGGAAAAAGGGGGCAGCTTATTATGATTCCCATTTACTTAGACATGAAGGCTTTTGGTCCCTATGCTGGCCGGGAAATCGTCGATTTCCGCCAATTAGGGGACCACAAACTGTTCCTCATCTACGGGCCGACAGGCTCGGGCAAGACGACCATCCTCGACGC containing:
- a CDS encoding zinc ribbon domain-containing protein; the protein is MKKCQHCGAPLQDGDRFCQACGAEQLPEEESKKRICPECGKWIQADGKFCPFCGSELPEMDDDEPVIDEATGTETFVHKHREPVRDEEPPRSPQPMERPVMTGRPTPPPFQEPPFYVRYRKGIITAVVVLILAVAAAVAFHFYGSRSSGDYVKDAVSLSQQLSSENESVTDTAKRLSQKSKGDDVDSLVKDLGKSRKNVEKMAKNYQPKNIPDQYASDDQAIREVMRDQMAMYDTAIAIAENPKDDAISEKLDDLRDEVQKAKKTARTIKVPGADFTGAVDGDNLVSYLEKYVSVQTKPDETPQPEVKADPDKQVLSSYASSKDLFNDDIGKLAGDINAYLSNHPDFKGTREFTSRANTLYIQMSKTRNQLENDTSIDNTAMKYKLDALFQAEQDRIRGLYDGVSASQRGQDYRPGFQRGQAASNRYDKLNDEWNRL
- a CDS encoding Tex family protein is translated as MTEETMIAEIARTLGIQPSQVQSALSLFAQGNTLPFIARYRKEATGSLDEVQLRCIQEQYDYEQALASRKETVRQSIIDQGCWNNELAEELEAARQLQDVEDLYLPYKPKKRTKASMAREAGLEPLADLFLSQKANGPAPEKAAQAYLTDEVPSVEDAIQGAANILAERFSERADFRRILRRDLWHQARLTCSLQVEESEAGPMLTYADFSERIARIPSYRILAINRGENEKKLKVTLKEPADEHIDRLCRLVIQRHSPYEVILCDAAADSYKRLISPQMEREIRNELTAQAEKQAIDVFAENLRHVLLQPPFAGQTILGLDPGFRTGCKAAIIDATGRVLAYGTYYLTKSAYQKEQSAKTLARMIQKYGVTLISIGNGTASYETEQFVSSLIADYQLSCRYVIANEAGASVYSASDLAREELPDLDVTIRGAVSIARRIQDPLAESVKIDPRAIGVGQYQHDVNQKALSAALDQVVTSVVNYVGVDLNTASAALLQHISGLTAATAANIVAYRDENGPFQNRQDLLNVPRLGPATFTQCAGFLRIKDGIEPLDNTSVHPESYGLAEKIASHYGLSHEDLKDPDKLAGLRDKIQMNAAPKLAAVLDAGEPTIKDILEELRKPGRDVRSEFPKPLTRRHVMSLDDLQIGTVVRGTVQNVVDFGAFVDFGLKTPGLVHRSQLSRHPFRHPTDVVHAGDIVEAEIISVDAARGRIGLSMKKVKK
- a CDS encoding Fur family transcriptional regulator: MEIAEVLRKNGYKVTPQRLAVYEAINHNPTHPNAEAIYKILQPNYPSMSLATVYKTMEIFAKIGVVQVLQCAEDAHRYDYNTTPHAHIRCEKCNRVIDIDMDQEGLRQQAAEQSGFVVNGVSISFVGICPECREKS
- a CDS encoding deoxyribonuclease IV — translated: MLHIGCHLSVSQGFLHMGGEALSIGADTFQFFSRNPRGSGVRKLDVDDIQALNQLMADHHFAPILAHAPYTLNGCSKTAKTRDFARQAMADDLRRLEYVDNCRYNFHPGSHVGQGAETGIALIADLLNTCMFPGQKTTVLLETMAGKGTEVGRTFEELAAIIDKVAMNEKLGVCLDTCHGFDGGYDIVHHLDDVLTAFDKVIGLERLKAVHINDSKNELASHKDRHEKIGDGHIGLEAFQAIVNHPALRNLPFYLETPNDLDGYAREIALLRSLQQ
- a CDS encoding exonuclease SbcCD subunit D is translated as MRILHTADWHLGKLFYGNYLTEDQAYVLEQQFLPLLRDEGIDAVVLAGDVYDRSLPPAEAVELFDDIATKITADLKIPFLVISGNHDSPARLSFASRLLAPQGLYIAGELDRLTGPVVLEDEAGPVAFLTIPYAEPAVVRQVLGQETVRSHQQAMEALLAWQAQAVPKGARTVCIAHAFVAGGVAGDSERPLSIGGTDQVAGSLFAPFTYTALGHLHGPQKVTSDTIRYAGSLLKYSFGEARQHKGAVIADIGADGQVDLTFRDFAPRHDVRIVSGSFEAIMAADDDRPDDFILARLDDTQPILDGMAKLRRKYPNAMALEMPNRNTQAAGQRDFDLQQVTERELFTGFAQAMRPDQPLTEAERACVRALWDELEKGGSLL